TGGAGCCGGTGCATCACCACCCACGCCTTCGGGTCCAACCCCGTGAGCCAGTTGCCGCCCACGAGCACCACCCTGCGCAGGGCCGGGTGGAGGCGCACCGCCTTGTGCGCGAGGCCCCGGTGGTAACCCACCGTAATCGTGAGGATATTGAGCAGGTATGCGGCGAGGAAGACGGCTCCGCAGGTGGCGAGGTACATGGGGTCTCCAGCTCCGCCGACTGGTTACTGGCCAGTAGGTTTCGATAGAGTAAGTTACTCGCGGGTAACCTGGAGATCAACTTGGCGAAGAAGAAACGACTTTCGGCCGCCGACCGCCGGGTCCAACTGATGGAGGTCGGGCGAGGGGTCTTCGCCTCGCATGGCTACGAGGCGACCTCCATCGAGGAGGTTGCCCAGCAGGCGGGCGTGTCGAAGCCCATCGTCTACGAGCACTTCGGCGCGAAGGAGGGCCTCTACGCGGCCATCGTGGACCGGGAGATGGACGACCTGGTGGCGCGCATGTCGGAGAGCATCTCCCAGGGCACGCCCCGCGAGCGCTTCGAGGCGGCGGTGCTGGCCTTCATGACGTACGCCAAGGAGGAGCCCGCGGGCTTCGCGGTGCTCACCCGCGACTCACCCCTGGCCACCGCGCGCCGGGGCCTGACGCGCGTCATCGACGACCTGGCCCAGCGGGTGGGTGACATCTTCCGCAGCGAGTTCGAGCGCGCCGGCTACAACCCCAAGGTCGCCCCCATCTACGCGAATGCGCTGGTGGGCATGGTGACGCAGGTGGGCCAGTGGTGGGCCGCCGAGGGCCGCGGCTTCTCCATCGACCACGTGGCACGCCACGTCGCGGCGCTCGGGTGGATGGGGCTGCGGCACCTGCCCAAGGACCCGGACTCGCCCGGAGCGCGCCAGGGCACGAAGCGGCGCGGCTGAGCCAGCGGCCCGGTGCGAGACGCGCACCGGGCCACCAGCGCACCCGGCGCGCTCACCCCCCGTGAGCGCGCCAGGCGGTGACTACTCGGCGTAGTAGAAGCCGTTGCCCCACTTGAAGGCCGTCGTGCCCGAGGGCGCGCTCATGATGTGGCAGTTCGCGGTGTCCCAGCCGCCCTCGCTGCAGGAGTTGTTCGGGCCGGGCGTCACGTAATACTTGTTCGCCCAGATGAACGGAGTGCCGCTCGGCGGGACGGGCTTGATGTAGCAGTTCGCCCCGTCGTACCAGGCGCTCAAGAAGGTGCCGTTGTGATACGGCACCAGCTTCGTGCACGGCGCCGGCCCGTTGGCCACCTTGGCGATGCGCATCTCCGTGTTCGCCGCGCCCCACATCATCGCGTGGATGAGGACCGCGGGGTTGCCATTGTTGTTGAAGCTGAACCAGTTGGAGTTGTTGCGGTCCTCGTCATCCGTGTGGACGTAGCCCGCCGCCAGCCAGTACGCCGACTGGACGTTGGACGGGGCGAAGACACCGTACTCGAAGCCCAGCGAGGGGAAGGCGCCCATCCCGGAGTTGCCCGGCATGAACATGCAGAAGCGCAGCGTGGTGTTCGCGTTGGACGTGTTGGGCCAGATGTTCCCCGAGCGCGAGTTGGCGTTGTTCTTGTCCTCGTTGTCGAAGTAACGGATGAACTCCATGCTCCCCAGCGGGCAGCTGCTGCC
Above is a genomic segment from Pyxidicoccus trucidator containing:
- a CDS encoding TetR/AcrR family transcriptional regulator: MAKKKRLSAADRRVQLMEVGRGVFASHGYEATSIEEVAQQAGVSKPIVYEHFGAKEGLYAAIVDREMDDLVARMSESISQGTPRERFEAAVLAFMTYAKEEPAGFAVLTRDSPLATARRGLTRVIDDLAQRVGDIFRSEFERAGYNPKVAPIYANALVGMVTQVGQWWAAEGRGFSIDHVARHVAALGWMGLRHLPKDPDSPGARQGTKRRG